The nucleotide sequence GACGTTGCCCGAGCCGACCGTCGAGCGCTGGCGAGCTTGGCTCGATGGCCCGTTGACCGCCGGCATCCGGCCCGAACATCTGCGACTGGTCTCCACAGATGCGAGCGGGTTGAGCGCGACGGTGGTCGATGCCGAATATCTGGGTCACGAGACTCTGTTGCATGTACGGATCGACGGCATGATTGCGCCCGCGCCGGTGTTAGTGGCGCGGCTGGCCGGCATCCGCCCGTTCGACAAGGGCCAACCGGTTCGCCTCGTCATGGACGCGAGCCGATTGCATCTGTTTGGAACCGACGGCTTGACCTTGGTCAACGGAGCCGCCGATTCCATTCCCTAAATGTCATTTTGGGATTTTCGCTCATGAACGAAGCGACTGGGTTCCCCGCCGATTTTCTGTGGGGCGCCGCCACCTCAGCTTATCAGATCGAAGGTTCGCCGCTGGCCGACGGCGCCGGGGCCAGCATCTGGCACGAGTTTTCCCACACACCGGGCCGGACTTGCGACGGCGATACCGGCGATACGGCGTGCGATCACTATCACCGCTATCGGGAAGATATCGCGTTAATGCGGGCGCTTGGCCTGAACGCCTATCGTTTCAGCGTGGCGTGGGGGCGAGTGCTGCCGGAGGGGCGCGGACGCGTCAATTCGGCTGGACTGGATTTTTACCAACGACTGGTGGATGCGGTGCTGGAACAAGGCATCCAACCGATGGTGACGCTCTATCATTGGGATTTGCCGGCCGCTCTGGACCGGTTGGGCGGTTGGCTCAATCCCGACAGCGCCGACTGGTTCGCCGATTACGCCCGCGTGCTGTTTCGGGCGCTGGGCGACCGGGTGAAGTTGTGGGTGACGCTGAACGAACCGTGGGTGGTGGTGGACGGTGGTTATCTGCACGGCGGCTTGGCGCCCGGCCAGCGCAACCCCTTCGCCGCGCCGGTCGCCGCCCACAACTTGTTGCGGGCGCACGGTCGCGCCGTGCAGGCTTATCGCGCCGAAGGCCGCCATCAGATCGGCTTGGTGGTCAACCTGGAGCCGAAATATCCGGCCAGCGCAACCGCCGAGGATTTAGACGCCACCATGCGCGCGGACGCCTACTGGAACCGCTTTTATCTCGATCCGGTTTTTTTGGGGAGTTACCCACCCGAACTGCCCGAGATCTTCGGCGCGGCGTGGCCGACCTTTACTGAGGCGGATTTCGAGCTGATTAAGCAGCCGCTTGATTTTCTCGGTATCAATTACTACAGCCGGCAAGTGGTCCGCCACGATCCCGCCGACTGGCCGCTGGCCGCCGCCCGCGTGCGCCAACCCCAACAGACCCATACCGGCCTGGGCTGGGAAGTTTACCCGCAAGGGCTGACCGACATACTGGAATGGGTGGCTGGCCGCTATGGGCCGTTGCCGTTGTACGTCACCGAAAATGGTTCGGCGTTCTACGACCCGCCCCATACCAAAGGCGAAATCGCCGATCCGTTGCGCCAGGCTTATCTGCGCGCTCATCTGCGCGCGGTACTGGAGGCGCGGCGGAACGGCGTCGATGTGCGAGGCTACTTCGCTTGGTCGCTGCTGGATAATTTCGAATGGGCCTACGGCTACTCGCAGCGGTTCGGGCTGGTTCACGTCGACTACGCCACCCAGCAGCGCACGCCCAAGGCCAGCGCCCGCTTTTATACCGAAGTGATCCGCGGCGGCGGGGCGGCGCTGGGCTCGGATTGACTTCGGCCAGCGCGCGGAACAGCGGCTTGACAGCGATTTTATGCAAGACCGACCGATTCCGATTGCAAGCCTTGAATCCCATGCCAAAATGATGAAAAACACAGGCATGAGGGTCATTCGTGGAGAACGCAACGGCCACCGAGCTTTATGCGCGGGCCTGCCAGCAATGGCGGGAAGCGGTCGAGCTTGATTTGCACGACTCGGAAGACATTGTTTCCGGCATCCTGCCTTTACTGGTTCAAGGCCTGCGCGTGGACCCGGATCATCTAGCGTCGCTGGACTTGTTGAGCGATATGCTCATGGAGATCGGAGCGTATGATGAAGCGGCCGAGTTTGTGGAAAAAATGTGCGATCTACAGCCGGACGACCCCGAGTGCCAACGCAAGCTGAGCGCGTTGACCGGCGAAGAAAGCAACCGCCGCCGCGCGATTCGCGTCTACCTGCACCAAAAGCGCGTGCGCCTGACCCAAGATGACGCCGCCTGTTGAAGTCTCAGCCCATGCTGGCGCTGGAGCGCATGACCGTCAGCGCTCCGGCTGGTAAATCTGATCGAAGGTGCCGCCGTCCTTGAAGTGCGCGGCTTGCGCCTTGGCCCAACCACCGAATACTTCATCGACTGTCAACAGTTTCAGCGCTGGAAACTGCGCCCGATAACGTTCGGCCACAGCCTGATCTCGCGGACGGTAATAATGCTTGGCCGCCAGTTCCTGGGCTTCCGCGCTGTACAGGTATTCGAGATAGGCTTGCGCGGTCGCGCGGACCTGATGCTTGTCGGCAACCTTGTCGATCAGCGCCACCGGCGGTTCCGCCAGAATGCTGGTCGAGGGCAGTACGATCTCGAAATCTCCTTTGTGCATCTCCTTGACAGCAAGAAACGCTTCATTTTCCCAAGTCAGCAATACGTCGCCGATCTCGCGTTCGACAAAGGTGGTGGTGGAACCGCGCGCCCCGGAATCCAGGACCGGTACGTTCCGATAGAGCTTGGCCACGAAGTCGCGGGCCTTGGCCTCGTCGCCGCCGGGCTGGTGCAGGGCGTGGCTCCAGGCCGCCAGATAATTCCAGCGCGCGCCGCCCGAGGTCTTGGGGTTGGGCGTGACCACGCTGACTCCCGGCTTGACCAGATCGTCCCAGTCCTTGATGCCTTTGGGATTGCCCTTGCGCACCAGAAATACGATGGTCGAGGTGTAAGGCGCGCTGTTGTGCGGCAACCGCTTTTGCCAGTCGGCCGGCAGCAGTTTCCCCTTGGCGCTGATTTCATCAATGTCGTAGGCCAAGGCCAGCGTCACGATATCCGCTTCCAGGCCATCGATCACCGAGCGGGCTTGCTTGCCGGAGCCGCCGTGCGATTGTCGGACCGTGACCGACTCGCCGGTCTTGGCCTGCCAGAATTTGTTGAAGGCCGCATTGAAGTCAGTGTAGAACTCGCGGGTGGGATCGTAGGACACGTTCAATAGAATAACGGCCTTGTCGGCGGTACGAGCGCCGGAACCGAAACCGAGACCTAGTACCAGCAGCAACACGAGGGGCCAGAACAAACGGCGTACTAACATAAACAACTCCAAAGTTAAGGAACGTGGGAAATTTGCAAAAGACAGAATGGATTCAAAGTGATGGTGGCATCGCCACCGCATTGTTCAAAAACCGCCAGCCCTCGCCCAGAAAAAACAGCGCATAACCCAGCAGCAGAAAGCCCATGCCTCGCATCAAGACGATATAGCCGCCGCTGCGCAGCAACACCTGCTGGGTGCGGCCCAGCGCCAGCGCCAGCACGATCTTGGAGCCGACCAGCATCAGGTAGAACGCGCCGACGAACGCGACGGCGGACGGCCAGCCCTCTCGCCACGCCGCCAGCACGGTCGGCGCGCCCACGGCCAGCCAGAACAGATAAGGGCTGGGATTGAGGAGATTGGCGATTGCGCCGCGCCGCCACGCGCCGGCCGAGTCATCCGACCCTAGCTCCGCGCCCCGAAACCGCAAACCCCGCCAGCCCAGCCAAGCGAGATACAGCCCGCCGCTGAGCGTGATCAGCGCCAGCGGCAGATTCTGGTCAGCCAGCGGTCGCAGCAACAGCACCGCCGCCGTGATGATCGGAAGGTCCGTCACCAAAGGGGCCAGCGCCACCCAAATCCCGGCGCGAACGCCGTGGCGCAAGGTTTCACTGGCGACCAGAGCCAACAGTGGACCCGGTGAAAGTCCACCGCTCAACCCCAACAAAATGCCGGACAGCAGAAAGGTCACGGAGCGTGTCGTCCCGGTTTGGTCGCCGCTGCCAGTTCGGCCCGCAATTGCCGGTAGCTGTCCAGCCGGCGAGGGGCGATAACTCCCTTGGAGACCGCCTCCCGCAGCGCGCAATTCGGTTCAACATCATGTTGGCAGTCAGCAAACCGGCAGCGGTTAACATAGGGGGCCAGCTCCGGAAAGCCGCGTTCCAGATCGTTCGGACTGATCTCGCCCAATTCGAAGCTGCGCACGCCGGGGGTGTCGATCAGATCGCCACCATCCGGCAGGTGATAGAGGGTGCTGGCGCTGGTGGTATGAGCGCCGTGGCCGGTCGCCGCCGACACCGCCTGAATGCGGATGTCGCGATCCGGCAACAGCGCTTTGATCAACGAGGATTTACCGACCCCGGATTGGCCCACCAGCAGGCTAACGCGCCCGCGCAGCCCGTCGCGCAACCCGGCTAGCCCTTGCGCGCTGTAGCTGCTGGCTTGCAACAGCGGATAACCGATCCGGCGGTAAGGTTCCATCCGTGCGAGCAGCGCGGCCAGCGTCGGCGGATCGAGCAGATCAACCTTGTTCAGCACCAATAAGCCTTGCGCCCCGGCGGCGGCGATGGCGACCAGATAACGGTCGATCAGATATTCGCTCGGTTCCGGCGCCGGCGCTAGCACCACCGCCACCGTGTCGAGATTGGCGGCGAGCGGGCGCGGTTGACTGTTGTAATCGAGACGGGTCAGCAGCGAGCGGCGCTCGCCGATCGCCACCACCACGCCGTCGCCCACGCTGGATAATTGCCAGACCACCCGGTCGCCGCAGGCCAGCCGGCCCAGATTTTGGCGCGCCGCGCAGCGGTGCAACTGACCGTCGTTGTCCTCGATGATCAGAGTGTGGCCGTGATGGGTCAGCACCAAACCGACCTGCTCTGGACCGAGCCCCCCTTCATCGAGCCGTTGCAATTTTTTGCCGGCCAATTCCCGGCGGCGTTCCTGCGAGCGGTCGATACGCTGTTGCTGGCGGCGGGTCAGACGACGGCTCATGCGACAGCCGCACGCGCGGGCGCGGAAATCAGGTTAAACTCGCGCTCACCCGATAGGCTCGTCCGGCGCTGGCAAGCCGATTGTTCCACCCGGCCCGTACCGTTAAAAGAACTCATGTCTCCCGATAATCTGATCTGGATCGATTTGGAAATGACCGGTTTGAACACGCAAACCGACCGTATCATCGAAATTGCCACCATCGTTACCGACAGCCAGCTCGCCATTCTAGCCGAGGGCCCGATGTTGGCCATCCATCAAAGCGATGCGATGCTGGCGGCGATGGATGACTGGAATCAGAAGCAACACGGCGAATCCGGCTTGATCGAGCGCGTCCGCGCCAGCACCACGGATGAAGGAGAGGCCGAACGGCTGACCTTGGAATTTCTGAGCCGGCACGTACCGAAGGGAAAATCGCCGATGTGCGGCAACAGCATCTGCCAGGACCGACGGTTTCTGGCCCGCTGTATGCCGGAATTGGAAGCCTATTTCCACTATCGCAACCTAGACGTGAGCACCCTTAAGGAATTGGCGCGGCGCTGGTACCCGGAGCAGGGCAAGGGGTTCAACAAAAGCTCAACCCATTTGGCGTTACAGGACATTCGGGATTCGATTGAGGAGTTGCGCTTTTATCGCCAGCGTTTGTTCGTGGCGCCGCTCGCCGCCGGTTGACGGCGCGTTCAGACCGCGACCGGCAAGGCGGGATCGTTGCCCCAGCCCGACCAGGAACCCGGATAGCCGCGCACGCGCGGGCAGCCCAAGTAGCATAGCACGCAATAGGTGTGCGCCGAGCCCGCACTTTTCTGGACCGTCGGCCCCAGAACGGTCTTGGCGGGTGGGCGGCCTTGCGCTTCACTGGAACGGTCGCCATAAATCAGCTACTGTGTGGGTCCCTTGAGGTTTCGAGCAATGCCGTCCAGCAAACTGCCTCACAAGCTATCCCCACACGCGCAACGGTATCTGCTCACCGGGATTTTGACCATCGTCCCGATCTGGATCACCTGGTTGGTGTTCGAGATTGTCCTGCGTCAGTTGACCCGAGCCGGCAAACCCGGCGTTTGGGCGCTGTCCCGCGCGATCCGCGACGACTTGCCGATTTTGTCGGATTTGTTGCTTCAAGTCTGGTTTCAAAATCTGCTGGCGGCGTTGATTACCTTGCTCGGATTGTACCTGCTGGGTTGGGCGGCGACCAAGGTGATCGGCCGGCGGGTGATCGCCAGCTTCGATACCTTGATCGGCCGGGTGCCGGGCGTTCAAGCGGTTTACGGCGCGGTTCGCAAGCTGATTCAATCCTTTCAGCAGGAAACCTCCCAAACGTCCCAACGGGTGGTCTTGATCGAATTTCCGGGGCCGGGCATGAAGACCTTGGGTTTTATCACCCGCGTCCTGCGCGACCAAACCACGGGTCAGGAGCTGGCGGTGATCTACGTGCCGACCGCGCCCAACCCGACTTCCGGTTATCTGGAAATCGTGCCGTTGGCCGCCGTGACGGTGATCGATTGGACCATGGATCAAGCGATGACCTTCGTCCTGTCCGGCGGGGCGGTGTCTCCTGATTTGCTCGACTTCAGCGGCGGGGCGCGCCGCGAGGGGGTCCAGTCGAGCGCGGTGGAAGCCAAGGAAGCCTAGAGGCCGCGAGCGCCTTGCCGGCGCTCGCGGGCGCTTCACATGTTGGGGTAATTCGGCCCGCCGCCGCCTTGCGGCGTCACCCAGTTGATGTTCTGAGTGGGGTCCTTGATGTCGCAGGTCTTGCAGTGGACGCAGTTCTGGGCGTTGATCTGCAAGCGTGGGTTGTTGCCGTCGCCGTCGCGAACGATTTCGTAGACGCCGGCCGGGCAGTAGCGCTGTTCGGGCGCGTCGTACAGCGCCAGATTGACCTGGATCGGCACGCTGGCGTCCTTCAGCGTCAGATGGCAGGGTTGGTCTTCCTCGTGGTTGGTGTTGGAGATGAACACCGAGGACAGCCGGTCGAAGCTGATCACCCCATCCGGTTTCGGATAGTCGATCTTGTAGCACTCGCTGGCTTTCTTCAGCTTGGTGTGGTCGGGCTTGTGATGGAAGGTCCACGGCGCCCTACCCCGGAACAGGTAGGTGTCGAGCGCCGAATAGGCGATCGCCGCCCACAGCCCCCAACTGAACGAGGGCTTGATGTTGCGGACGTCATAGAGTTCTTTCCACAGCCAGCTTTGGCGCAGTTTATCGGGATAGTCCGTCACTTCATCCGCGCCGCGTCCGGTCTTGACCGCCGCGAACACCGCTTCCGCCGCCACCATTCCCGACTTCATGGCGGTATGCGTGCCCTTGATCTTGGGCATGTTGAGGAAGCCGGCGGTGTCGCCGATCAGCACGCCGCCGGGAAACGTCAGTTTGGGAAGCGACTGGATGCCGCCGGCCGAAATAGCGCGCGCGCCGTAGGCGATCCGCCGGCCGCCCTCGAAGGTCGGGCGGATGTCGGGATGGGTCTTGAAGCGCTGAAATTCCTCGAACGGCGATAAATGAGGATTGGCGTACCCCAGGCCGAGCACGAAGCCGACCGCTACCTGGTTGTTTTCCATGTGATAGAGGAAGGAGCCGCCGTAGGTGCTGGGGTCGAGCGGCCAGCCGACAGTGTGGACGATCTTGCCCGGCGCGTGTTTGGCGGGATCGACTTCCCACAGTTCCTTGATGCCGATGCCGTAGGTCTGCGGATCTACGCCCTCGCGCAAGTTGAAACGCTCGAACAGGGTCTTGGTCAGCGAACCTCGGCAGCCTTCGGCGAACAGGGTGTAACGGGCGCGCAGCTCCATGCCGGGCGCGAACTGGTCGGTCGGCTGGCCTTCGCGGTTGAGGCCCATGTCGCCGGTGGCGACGCCGACCACCGCGCCCTCATCGTTGTACAGCACTTCGGCGGCGGCGAAACCGGGGTAGATTTCCACGCCCAACGCTTCGGCCTGCGTCGCCAGCCAGCGGCACAGATTGCCCAGGCTGATGATGTAGTTGCCGTGGTTGTTCATCTGCGGCGGGGTCGGCAGCCGGTAGGAGATTTCGCGGGTCAGCAGCAGGAAGCGATCTTCCGTGGCGGGGGTATTCAGTGGTGCGCCCCGCTTCTTCCAATCCGGGATCAGTTCGTTCAAGGCGCGCGGTTCGATCACCGCGCCGGACAGGATGTGCGCCCCGACTTCGGAGCCTTTTTCGATGAGGCAGACGCTGACCTCCCGCTCGTTTTCCGCCGCCAGTTGTTTGATGCGGATGGCCGCCGACAGGCCCGATGGGCCAGCGCCGACGATCACCACATCATATTCCATCGTTTCGCGTTCCATCGGGCTCTCCTTCGGTTTTTATAGGGTTGAAGAGACCAGAAGCGCTCGATTGCCAGGGAGCGTTTCCGAAGGATTGGAATTTTAAGCGCGATCGCCGCGAACAGCCAGCGAAACACGCGGCTGATCGGAGCGTAATTTATTCATTAAAGACAATTTTTGGAGAAACAAATTTTTGCCGCAATTGGGTTGGGACAGCGTCAATACGGATGATCGATCATGATGGAAGGCCGTCAAGAAAGCCCCACTTGCTCCAACCAAGCGGACCAGCAACGCCGGCCTCGTTCTTGGGCGGCGGCGGCGTGGCGGACGGTTTCGGCGCGCAGCAGCGGCACGCTCAAACCCTCCGTCCCGGCGATTTCCCCGGCATGGCCGATAAACCAGCGCTCCAGACCCCACGCGCTGGTCTCGATGTGGAATTGCAAAGCCAGCGCGCGCTGGCCCCAGGTAAACGCTTGATGCGGGTAGAGATCGCTGGAGGCGAGTAGCGTCACGCCGTCGGGTAACTCGAAGGTGTCGCCGTGCCAGTGCAGCACCGGGGTTCGATCGGCGAACGCGGCGAGCGGGTGCGTGAGGCCGGCGTCTGTCAAGCGCAGCGGCGTCCAGCCGATTTCCTTGCGGCCTCCCGGATAAACCCGGCCGCCCAACGCCCGCGCCATCATCTGACAGCCGAGGCAGATGCCGAGCGTCGGTCGGTCGGCCTTCAATCGCGTCTCCAACAGGCGCAATTCGTCGCGGATGAACGGATAGGCTTCGTCTTCATAGACGCCGATCGGCCCGCCCAGCACCACCAGCAATTCGTCGGCCAGCGGGTCCAGCGCGGCGAGGTCGTCGTACCCGGCTTCCACATAGCGAATCGCGAAGCCGCGCTCCAGCAGCACTGGAGCGAAGGCGTCGAGATCCTCAAACGCGACGTGACG is from Candidatus Competibacteraceae bacterium and encodes:
- a CDS encoding electron transfer flavoprotein-ubiquinone oxidoreductase; amino-acid sequence: MERETMEYDVVIVGAGPSGLSAAIRIKQLAAENEREVSVCLIEKGSEVGAHILSGAVIEPRALNELIPDWKKRGAPLNTPATEDRFLLLTREISYRLPTPPQMNNHGNYIISLGNLCRWLATQAEALGVEIYPGFAAAEVLYNDEGAVVGVATGDMGLNREGQPTDQFAPGMELRARYTLFAEGCRGSLTKTLFERFNLREGVDPQTYGIGIKELWEVDPAKHAPGKIVHTVGWPLDPSTYGGSFLYHMENNQVAVGFVLGLGYANPHLSPFEEFQRFKTHPDIRPTFEGGRRIAYGARAISAGGIQSLPKLTFPGGVLIGDTAGFLNMPKIKGTHTAMKSGMVAAEAVFAAVKTGRGADEVTDYPDKLRQSWLWKELYDVRNIKPSFSWGLWAAIAYSALDTYLFRGRAPWTFHHKPDHTKLKKASECYKIDYPKPDGVISFDRLSSVFISNTNHEEDQPCHLTLKDASVPIQVNLALYDAPEQRYCPAGVYEIVRDGDGNNPRLQINAQNCVHCKTCDIKDPTQNINWVTPQGGGGPNYPNM
- a CDS encoding beta-glucosidase; its protein translation is MNEATGFPADFLWGAATSAYQIEGSPLADGAGASIWHEFSHTPGRTCDGDTGDTACDHYHRYREDIALMRALGLNAYRFSVAWGRVLPEGRGRVNSAGLDFYQRLVDAVLEQGIQPMVTLYHWDLPAALDRLGGWLNPDSADWFADYARVLFRALGDRVKLWVTLNEPWVVVDGGYLHGGLAPGQRNPFAAPVAAHNLLRAHGRAVQAYRAEGRHQIGLVVNLEPKYPASATAEDLDATMRADAYWNRFYLDPVFLGSYPPELPEIFGAAWPTFTEADFELIKQPLDFLGINYYSRQVVRHDPADWPLAAARVRQPQQTHTGLGWEVYPQGLTDILEWVAGRYGPLPLYVTENGSAFYDPPHTKGEIADPLRQAYLRAHLRAVLEARRNGVDVRGYFAWSLLDNFEWAYGYSQRFGLVHVDYATQQRTPKASARFYTEVIRGGGAALGSD
- a CDS encoding DUF502 domain-containing protein gives rise to the protein MPSSKLPHKLSPHAQRYLLTGILTIVPIWITWLVFEIVLRQLTRAGKPGVWALSRAIRDDLPILSDLLLQVWFQNLLAALITLLGLYLLGWAATKVIGRRVIASFDTLIGRVPGVQAVYGAVRKLIQSFQQETSQTSQRVVLIEFPGPGMKTLGFITRVLRDQTTGQELAVIYVPTAPNPTSGYLEIVPLAAVTVIDWTMDQAMTFVLSGGAVSPDLLDFSGGARREGVQSSAVEAKEA
- a CDS encoding sulfate ABC transporter substrate-binding protein, whose amino-acid sequence is MLVRRLFWPLVLLLVLGLGFGSGARTADKAVILLNVSYDPTREFYTDFNAAFNKFWQAKTGESVTVRQSHGGSGKQARSVIDGLEADIVTLALAYDIDEISAKGKLLPADWQKRLPHNSAPYTSTIVFLVRKGNPKGIKDWDDLVKPGVSVVTPNPKTSGGARWNYLAAWSHALHQPGGDEAKARDFVAKLYRNVPVLDSGARGSTTTFVEREIGDVLLTWENEAFLAVKEMHKGDFEIVLPSTSILAEPPVALIDKVADKHQVRATAQAYLEYLYSAEAQELAAKHYYRPRDQAVAERYRAQFPALKLLTVDEVFGGWAKAQAAHFKDGGTFDQIYQPER
- the rsgA gene encoding small ribosomal subunit biogenesis GTPase RsgA gives rise to the protein MSRRLTRRQQQRIDRSQERRRELAGKKLQRLDEGGLGPEQVGLVLTHHGHTLIIEDNDGQLHRCAARQNLGRLACGDRVVWQLSSVGDGVVVAIGERRSLLTRLDYNSQPRPLAANLDTVAVVLAPAPEPSEYLIDRYLVAIAAAGAQGLLVLNKVDLLDPPTLAALLARMEPYRRIGYPLLQASSYSAQGLAGLRDGLRGRVSLLVGQSGVGKSSLIKALLPDRDIRIQAVSAATGHGAHTTSASTLYHLPDGGDLIDTPGVRSFELGEISPNDLERGFPELAPYVNRCRFADCQHDVEPNCALREAVSKGVIAPRRLDSYRQLRAELAAATKPGRHAP
- a CDS encoding glutamine amidotransferase, with translation MKSVVALRHVAFEDLDAFAPVLLERGFAIRYVEAGYDDLAALDPLADELLVVLGGPIGVYEDEAYPFIRDELRLLETRLKADRPTLGICLGCQMMARALGGRVYPGGRKEIGWTPLRLTDAGLTHPLAAFADRTPVLHWHGDTFELPDGVTLLASSDLYPHQAFTWGQRALALQFHIETSAWGLERWFIGHAGEIAGTEGLSVPLLRAETVRHAAAAQERGRRCWSAWLEQVGLS
- the orn gene encoding oligoribonuclease produces the protein MSPDNLIWIDLEMTGLNTQTDRIIEIATIVTDSQLAILAEGPMLAIHQSDAMLAAMDDWNQKQHGESGLIERVRASTTDEGEAERLTLEFLSRHVPKGKSPMCGNSICQDRRFLARCMPELEAYFHYRNLDVSTLKELARRWYPEQGKGFNKSSTHLALQDIRDSIEELRFYRQRLFVAPLAAG
- a CDS encoding LysE family transporter, giving the protein MTFLLSGILLGLSGGLSPGPLLALVASETLRHGVRAGIWVALAPLVTDLPIITAAVLLLRPLADQNLPLALITLSGGLYLAWLGWRGLRFRGAELGSDDSAGAWRRGAIANLLNPSPYLFWLAVGAPTVLAAWREGWPSAVAFVGAFYLMLVGSKIVLALALGRTQQVLLRSGGYIVLMRGMGFLLLGYALFFLGEGWRFLNNAVAMPPSL